Part of the Cuniculiplasma divulgatum genome, AGTCATGGCACCCTGATGGTGCTATTAACATCAACCCTGGTTCTCTTGATCATCTGGATGAAATCAATAGGGATAAAAAACCGGTTGTGTTTTACTGCAAACAGGGTTTGCAGAGTGCCTACATGGCAGGTCGTTTGAGAAAAAAAGGTTATGAAGCATACTTTGCCAGTGAAAAGATATTCAAGAATCAAATATTAGAGGGTCCTTAAAGCCTCTTTCCCTTAAGTTTTTTGCAGACTCTATGGCGAGATCAACAGCCTCTTTTGCATTTTTAGCCTTGAAATATTTTCCTTCTCTCTTCCTGGTAGGAGTTAGCTCTAGGCTTTCTATTCCTATGACATCCTTACCTTCACTTATTGCGAATGATTCTTCGGATATGGTGCCATTCGATCCATCAATGGCAATGAGAGATTCAGCTGCCCTTACAATCAGAAAATTTCTTGCGTAACCTATTCCAGTAGTTATTGAATACGAAAGATACTGGTTTTCCTCTCCCCTCCCATATCCAGGTAGTATTCCTATGACAACACCACCATTGTCCTTCACGCCTTTAGAGACTTCTTTCATAACACCTGATAAGCCGCCGCATAGCACAGTAGCATTATTTTTTGCTAGTAGTTCTCCTACTTCATAGGCAATTTTGAGGAATTTCTCAGGAGGGTTTGCTCCTCCAAGTACTCCTATGTAATAGTTCTCTTTCATATTATGATATGCTAGTTTCCTATTACTTTTTTTTCATACACAAGGCATATTTTATGAATCAAACGTGCTCAAAGCTCATATTTAGAATCCTTTTTAATCGGATTATGAGTAAATAAAATTGGATTAGTTTTCGTCTGCATTATCAACAAATTTTATAATCTTTTAGTAATTACCTGACTACTCAGTTAGCCCCGGTAGTGTAGTGGCCTATCATACAGGCCTGTCGAGCCTGTGACTCGGGTTCAAATCCCGGCCGGGGCGTCAATATGGAATTCCATGTCTCTTCCTTTAATTTACCAATTTTTCAACGTAAATTTGTATTTACAATCTGGTGGTTTTGAGATATATTATTTTCCGAATTTAAATAATAAGTGACTGTTGTTGATAAAATAACAGGTCAGATCTATATTGTGAATCATTCTTTAGAACACTGTCCATGGAGAAATCTTACCAATGTTGCATTATTTAGGTTGATATACGTTTTATATATCTAATCGTTTCATTAGATTGTTCAGGTTTGTAATTTAAATCAGGGTGGATAGCGGAAAATAATTTGCCTATCGCTTTTTCAAAAAAAATTGCTTAAATTTACTACTTTAGCTATTTCTTCAAAGAACTTAATAAAATGCTCTAACTTAGGCTGAGCAAGGTTTGATTGGTTGATTCCACTCGATTCTAGGCTTATTCGTCTCCCATAAAAACTTCCCTGCAGCTGAGTTAGTGATTACTGCCTGCCAAGGAGACGCCCTAACTACTTCTTTATTACAACTACCTTTAAACAATACTTCCAATTAATCCTTCCATAGATGAAAGATCCATTAGTCCTAATTGACTCGGACCATATGCTTTCTGTTATCAGTTGACATAATAAGTTCGCCTGTGATTTAATAGCTGACTGTTATAACTACTTATCGAACTATCTTCTCTCATTATTATCCAGACACTAAAAAGATTTCTAGATTTTATTCAAGTATAGATAATCAAACATCAAACAGTACTCAAATTTCATAAAATAATACCTATGATGGTTGTAGAGAAAATAGCAATTAACGTGAATCTGGCAGTCTTCTTACTTGTCTTAGACTGGGAGCCATTATTTTTAGATTGATAAGTTTGATATAATAAGATAGAAATTGCAGACTCAAAATACTAGCTAGATGACTTAGTTGGTATCGGAGGCCAGTTTAACACAAAGAATTTTAACCAAGACGCTTATAACAATCTGGACCTTATGAAAATTCTCTCAGCTGGGATTCAGAATTTGCGTTGTGTTGAAGATTCTGTGGTTTTAATATTCAGGGTTTGATTGGTATAGTCGGAAAGAATGAATTGGGCAAAACCACGATTCTTAAGGGAGTTTAGAAATTAAACCCAGAAAATATAAATGGTTCCAAATTTGTGCCACTGGAATATTATCCAAGAAGAAGATATTCCTCTTATAAATCTCGACACAAAAAAAAATGACATTATTTTCACTATTAAACGGAAATTAGATGACAGTGATATCGTTGAAACTGCCAAAAAAGTGGGTGAGAAAACATTTCCTGAAAAGATTATCACTATTACTAAAGGATATGATAATAGGATAAGGGTATCTGACAATATAGATGAACAGGAATTAGTGAACCATCTAATATCTACCACAAAATTGAATCCATACGAAATTGCTAGAGTTACCAATACTAAGACTATTCTAGAGCTAAGGAACAAGCTTACAGGTGCTCCTCGACTCGCATCACCGCAAAATCAACTTCTTAGTACCGTACAATCACTTTCCCCAGATGGACTTCTATCCACTGTATACAACAACATTGCTTAAGAAAGAACGAAGGTCCTGTCATCCAATAGGAGGGTAGCAGCATTGATAGACTAATTAAATCTTTCGAGGGCCTTTTGTTAAATTGGGTTTAATATTCGATAGTATGATGCATTCTGCACGTAAGCTTAGCTATCGGAAAAGAACGAAAATTTGAGGATTGTAGTTCCCATCTGGTGCTTCAGTATCAGTTCAAATTCCGTAACTTATCCTATATCGTGAGAATCAATAATTGAACTTAATTCGATTCGACCTTTATTATCAGGATTCAGCATATATTGTTCCATAGTAATGTTATTATGAATTTTGAATACAGATAGAGGAACTCAGTTGACCTAAAGATGTCAAACGAGTATAGAATAGAGCTTTTACCAGTATTATTTGCACCAATAATTATAGTCAATAGTTTAAAGTCTATTGAAATGTCTTCCCCATCAAATGGTCCAACATTTTTAATGTCGATCTTGCTTAACAAATCCACATTAGCATAAGTATAACACTTGAAAGTTCAGAAAATTTCCTTTAATGCTCCATTAAAGAAAATATGCATGGAGCTTTATCACAATTTACCAAAGCTTATAGATATTCGTGAGAATATTTATATTGCTAAATTTCATATTCATTCAATGGTTCAATGTGTATGTTTTCCCCATTCAGATGATCAATTTGAAACTCCAGGAGAGCTAATGGTGTGGTTGGATTTTGACTTAAGAAACAACCATAGAGGGTACTATAGATATAGAAAAGGGGTTGGTCTTACACCTTTAGAGCCTGGTTCCTTAGTTTTATTCTACAAAAATAAGCTTATTGTTGGCTGCGGAGTAGTAGAAAAACCGCCAAGACCATTGACCAAATCTGAAATAGAAAGATGTGATGAAATTCATGGTGGCGATAACAACTGTTCAGGGATGGAAAATATACTAAAATTCTTCCCAAATTCAATATGGGTATGGGATGAACACGAATTAGTTAATGAGGAGGAATTTTATAAAATTACACAAAAAAACCTGAAATATTATGTCACTGTAAAACCAGAGCAAGTTCTTGATATTTTTAAGATAGTTGCGGAAAAAAGGCAAAAAATGGAGAGATGGGTTTAATCTTCTGCCATTTTGGAATAACTTGTAACAAAATGTTAACTCTTCTCATAGGTTGGAAACAAAATTCTTAACTTTGGAGACAGAAAACGATAGAATGAGTAAACAGTTGGAAAAATGTTCTCTTTCTGCATACATTGGATGCTTCAGCATAGATATTATGGATTATCTTCCTACAAGTACCTTCCGATTTACTGGGGAGCACATAGACCTCTTTTATGAATGAGATAATTAATCAAATGTCTTGCTGGAAAGATACGCATCGTAATCACCCAAGACTAACTGCTTGTACTCACAATCCAAACAAATGGTTTTTACATCGCTATATGACTTTGAATCAGAATTGAGATAACGTCGTTGTACTATTGTCATCTCATTGTCTTTGTGGAATTTTTTTAATACGAACTTATTTTGTCGTCCCATTCTTCTATATAGTTGACAACAGGAAGTGAGTATTTTCTAGCTATTTCTCCCAACTTCTTTGGATTTGACAATGCAAGTACCAATATAAAATTGCATCCTCTCCAATCTTGGATTAGTTTTTGAACCTTTTAGGCTCGGGGATAGGGCATTTACACTTTGGGCAATAATAGTTGAGTTTAAAAGCACTAAAAGCATTGATTGCAATAGTTGAAAATAAACGTTTACTACAAATTTGACACTTCATTGAAATATCAAACCCCTGAGAGTTAGATTGGTGCTATAAAATACATCATCATTAATACGAGAATAAAGACTTTGATAATCATAATGATAGTTTTTCGAAACTCTATTAAAAATTAATACTATAGCCAGCGCCACAAATACTGAAAATAGTATTGAAAATGCCATCAAATCTCTTATTATCACTAAGCCTCTAAAGATTAAGGGAAAAAGTGGCTAAAACTATCCTCTCATTTTTTAATCTTCACCCCCTCATTGATTTTGTAAGGTCGTCTCTTTTTAGAAGAATAAAGCCATCACTTGCGATCGATCATCTCCTGCGCCTTTTCTTCCAACAAATGTGTGACTATTTCTCCCATGAGATATCATTGTTCTTTGCAGTCTTCTTGAGTTTGTTAATTTCTTCTAATCTCAATTTCATGACAATTCTCACCTCTTCATTTTCACTCATTTTTCTTCCTCCTGCTCGTTCAGGAATGTAAGCACTAATGCTCTTATGTAAATAGATGGCGTAATTTCCGTGATAGACGTTCTGCGTGTAACGTCATCATACACCCGCTTACGAGTCATGAATGAAGTTCGTCAAGTTTCTCCTAATATTTAGATAGTATTACCAAATAAATTGCAGGACAATCTCTTCTATTGTCAGCAACTAATCATTTTTCATTTGTATGTGATGTAATTTTCTACGAATCAACTGGAAACACTTTAGACCATTGATGTTTAAGATTATGAATTGTCATGACGAAGCCATCTCCAACGATAAGTTTGCTGAAAGCATTACATTTTCAGAGAGACCCTCGATTATGGTAGTTATAACAATATTAGTTGGGAGAAATTCAGATAATAAGTCATTATCTAAGTTGCCTTCGTGAATCAAAAAAGTTGTGTTTAATAAAAATTGTATATACCATTTTTATTCACTGAATCACCAGAGTATTTCACATTTTCAGTTGAACCGATATGACTAGTATAGTATGACAAAACACTATAAAAAAGATCAGCCGATGTGTTTATCAAACTGTTTCTTCACTGAATAATAGATAAAAACTCCTTTTGTAGTTATGTGAGATTAACATTTATGAGTAACTTGAACGAACGATGGTCAGATTGAAACATTCCGGATACGTTGACATAGAAGGTCGGGACCAAGAACTCCGATCCCATTTTCATGGAGTTGAGGGAATTTATCATCCTGAGGGATGAAACATTTTCTCCATTCCGAGATATGTAGTAATATCCTGTCAGGTTTTGATCATAGATATATGGATATCTGGAATAGGTGTTGCACGTTCCTACTATTGTGTAGGTGAGGTTGTGCGAGGAATAAGTTATCTGTTGTATAGGTTCAGGCGAAAGTATTTCGTAAATAGAAATTGGAGCAGCAACTACGACCACTGTAATTACAGCGAATATGATCATCCTGTTTCTCTTCGGCACTATCTAGGATATTAATATAAACAAGGATAAAAACTTTTATTGTATAATATATTGTCATAGATTAAATGCAATTTTAATTTATTCTTTTCAAGATGGGTGAAAGGAAAAGTACTAATCTCATCTTAGGTTAAATGGCCTCATTGGGTCATAATATCTGTAGGTTTGCAGGATTTTTTCTTCTATCTATTAAATGATCTTAAATAAAATTATTAACGGAATTTATTTTCAACTCTCTTTTGCTTATATATTCATTGGTTCAATTCGCGGAAAGGATAAAGTTCTTTGTTGAAGGAAAAATGTAGCGTTTTAAAATGTCAGAGAATTATATTCGTATTACAAAGCAGAGATTGCCAAGCCAGGTCAAAGTCGATGGATTTTGGGTCCATTCCTGTTTTGGTTTGCCAGTTAGAATTTGTCCTGACACTAGCGATTCCACCAGTGTTTCCCCATTATTTTTCTTAATTGTACATCGCGTACGTTATGCAGTTAAGAGATCTCGCACTTCTATCTGAAAATGTTTTGGTGGATTTTATGTTTGTTGAATACAACACTTCTAATTTGAGTTTTTCAAAAATAGTACTGGTTTTGTTATATACTTAAAAGGTAAATTGTTACACTGTTCAGTTCAACTTAACAAGAACGTGAGAATGATTTAATTTTTCCCTGAACCATTTCTATCTAATTAACCAATATTGTGATTTGAATTAATCTATCAGTTAACAATGCATATGCTCACTCCAGTAAACCATAGGCAAATGTATCAAAGTAAACCAACATCTTTATTAATTCATCAAATTTATTAACAAAGTAAATATACTCAATGGACACAAGTTACAGATATCTGTGGTGATTTTGATTGTATGCAATTATAGAGGATGAACATCTTGCAAGGGTACCTCCTACCCTACTGGGAGAAAATTATGATAAGGCGATAGAAGAAGTTACAAGGGAAACCCTGCAGGGAACCTTAATAGATTATGTCCCTGACAAGAACTCCAGAGCGGACATGCTAAAATGCTATGTCGTTTCCATTCTGAATATTAAAAAAATAGACTATGGAATTATTGTCCATGGAGATGGCGGTGTTTATCAGAAGATACACTATAAAGCACTGGCATTTATACCAAAGAATAATGAAATAATTGAGGGAATTGTTGTTTCAGTTGTTCCAAAGATCGGAGCTTTCGTCAGATTTGGTCCCTTTGAGGGTTTGCTCCATGTCGGTCAGATTATGGATGACAGAATTGATATGGATGAAAGCCAAAACAGGTTAGTTGGAAAGGATACTAACAGGGATATCAGGATAGGGGATCAGGTAAGAGTAAGAATTGTTATGCTCAACCTGGCATCTTCTTCAGTGAGGGACAGAAGAATAGGATTTACAATGAAGCAACCTGGATTGGGAAAATTACAGTGGTTAGAAGTTCCAGCAGTAGGAAGTAGTGAACCAGCGGCAAAAAAAGTATCAAGAAAAAAACAAAAACCTGAAGACGGTGAAACCAAGGTAAAGGAGAGTGTTCACTAATGGCAGGAAAATCAACCAAGAAGAGGACAATGGCATGCAAAATATGCAAGAAAATATACATGGATTCATCATGCCCACAACACGGGGATTCTCATATGAGCGATGAATGGTTTGGATTTCTCATAATAAATGACACAGAAAATTCAATAATAGCAAAGACAGCAGGAATTACAGAACCAGGAAGATATGCAATTAAGGTCAGATAAGGATTATATCCTTACAGATGAATCCAAACTTTTAATCCAGATAAACAATGGAAAAATAACCACTATTGAAGAAATAAAGGAAGTAGATCAGAGATTTTTATACGCAGTTGGAGACTTCACCTGTGAGCTTTTGGAAAAAAATGGTATTGATCCTCAGATAATGATCTTCGATCTAACAACAAAAAGAGGAGAAAAGTCTTATCCGGACAGACCAGGTTCAATACAGGTAGAAAATCCTCAGGGAATCGTAAGTGGGAAACTTATTGAGATTATAGAGAAAAGTTTCAATGAAAACAAAAGGATCAAAATCAGAATAATAGGAGAGGAAGATCTTGCAGTTTTACCAATAATTTTTTATGCTCCTGTTAATTCACTGGTAGTTTATGGAATTCCTGATGTGGGAACTGGTTCCATAAGGATTGATGAAAGGGTTAAGGAACTAACTAATTCAATATTAGAAAAAATGGAAGTGAAATGAATGAACTTGAAAATTGAGGAAACTAGAGAAAATAAGCTCTTGAAGAGAAAGGAGATCAAATACACTGTTGAGTTTGAAAAGAACAACACACCATCCAGAGAAGTTGTAAAGGAACTTATAGCAAGAAACACAAACTCAAATAAGGAACTGGTCATAGTAGATTTTAATGAACAGCTTACCGGTTTACATGTAATAAAAGGCTATTCCAAGATATATTCAAAAAAGGAAGACGCCATGCTTTATGAACCGGACTACGAACTTTACAGAAATGGTCTGAAAGTAAAGGAGGAGAAGCAATAATGCAGAAGAGAGAGCTTTATAAACTGGAAAACAGTAAGATAGTGAGAGAAAGAAGAAGCTGTCCTAGATGTGGAACAGGGGTTTTTCTTGCAGAACATGAAAACAGATTAACCTGCGGAAAATGCGGTTATACAGAATTCAAAAATAAAAAGAAGAATTAGAGTTCGTCTATTCTTCGTGTAGTTTCTCCAGCGGCCTTTTCTATTTCCTTATATTTTGATTTTTCAATTTCTTTAGATGCTTCATCTTCTGGGCTTATTCTCAGGAGATTTAACAGATGTGTCAATTCTGAATCCAATATTAGAGATAGTGTTCTTAGCATCTCTGCCTTTTCTGGATCTATCGTTTTTCTCTTGGAAGATACAAAACAGTCATAATGCACACTTCCTTTCTTTGTGAAGGTGAACTTCTGACCCGTGTTAACATCTTTGCTGCATTCATAACATTTAAACTGCGCCATACGATGAAAATACATTATGGCATATTAACTGTTTTCACATTTTATTGAATGTAAAGCTGCATTCATTTTTCTTCAATCTTAGTAACAATGGCCTTCTAGCCTGAAACTTTCCTATTATACTTTTTGAAGAAAATAACATAAAGAACCGGATCAAGCAGCGATACAACACCTGCAAAGGAAAACATCAATGTAATGTAACCTGCACTCAATAGAAAACTTCCAAATGTTGTGGAAGCACCGTATGGTAGTCTTCTTGCAATACCAGTGAGGCTGTTTCCTCTTGCCCTTTCCTCAGGTTTGAGCAATTCCATCTGGAAACTCTGCCTGATTGGAAGAGCGAGCTGGTAGAAGCCTGTTCTGATGGCATATATTACTCCAGCTACAATGGGTGGAACAAATGGTATTACTATAAAGAGAACACTTCCCAGCGTTCTGAATATTCCGATGGCATAAATTGCTCCAAAAAAACGCTCCATGTAGGTGGAAAAAACAACAGCAATACCCGCCGCGATGTAGGAACCGGTAAATATTTCCGAAATTATGTATGCCGGTAATCTCACATCATGGAAATACAGTGATATAATCGGTGTTACAACACCAAGACCTACACTTCCGAAAGCACCAGAAAGACCAATTTTTAATATGTTTCCCCCAGATTCCATCTTAATCGTTGGGGTCTTTTCCTTATGTTTCCTGATTTTAGTATCCTCAAGCAATAATGTTATTGCTACAGAAGTTAGATTCAAAACAAGAGCAATTAAAAAAAGCACCTGATAATAATTTGCAATATAAATTTCCAGTAATGCGGATGTAGAACTGCCGGCGATAGCTGCAACAATGGATATAATCATCAGAATGGAATAGATTCTTGTCCTGTTTGCCGGATCTGTTTTATCGGCTACAAATGCAGTTAATATTGGCGCAACAGGACCACCACCTGCACCACCTCCTATTGCACTGAACGTAATGCCAAAAAGTGAAGTGAGAGATATGATTATGAAGTTCCTCGTGAAAAGAAATGATATGAATATAAATGCTGGAAGAACTGACATGAGAAGAAGGGTCTTCTTTCTGCTGTAAAGATCTCCCATGAATCCAGATAATAGCACAAGAACTGAACTGGCAATAGTTGCCACAAGAGCATAGATTCCAACATATATGGTTGAAAAGCCGATGTGAACAAGGAACAGGGGAATTAAGAATGCAATGTACCCAAAATAAAAACTCCTCAATCCTCGTATTAGACCAAGTAAGGGAATCTGCTTCATTACCACGTATTCAAAACAAATATTAGAATATTGATTATCATGAAGTTAAGTATTTATAAAGTGAACATCATCAACAGTAAAAATTCTTATAAGGTGGTTGTAATGTTTAATGGTGACCATAACAAAGAATGGGACCGCCTATCTTCCCTTACACTATGGAAAACCTCCGGAACTTCTTTACAGGAAAATTGTCAGGTTAACTGGCCAGATATGTGAACTGATATCGGAAACTTACGGAACTAAGGAGTTGATATGGAGAATGGCAGACCCTGTTTGGTTTCACTCACTGAGTCTTGTTACGGGATTTGACTGGAATTCAAGCGGAACTACCACTACAACACTTCATGCCCTGAAAGAGTATTCAAATTCTAAGGACCTGGATTTCTTCGTTGCAGGTGGAAAAGGAGTTCACATGAAGGAAAAATCTGGAGACATATCAACCAGATCCGAACTTTTTGCAACCGAGAAAATTCCTGAACGAATCAGAAAAGAAACCGATCTTGCAGCCAAAATCGATGAGAATCTCTTACAGGATACTTATGATCTCTATATCCACAGCGTTGTTCTGGATTATAAGGGAAACTACTCAGTTATTCAGCAGGGTCTGAATTATGAGGAAAAAATGGCCAGAAGATATCACTGGTCTTCTAAACATATAATGGAAAAAATGGAAGAGAGCAGGATGGGAATTAGAACAGATCTGCTTTCTGACAACTGCCTTGATCTCTCAAGCCCCTTAAGCAGAAAATCTAGAGATTCCATGCTTAAAGCAATTAAGGAGAAGCCTAAAGTTTCAAATGAAAACCAGAGGACCCTGGATTATTACAGCGATGAAAAGGTTTTGAATCTTGCCATAAAGGTACCATGGAAAAACCTTGAGAAAATATACGAATTTGAGCCTTCTAATTTTGATGATCTTTTATTTATTCCAGGGGCAGGCAAAAGCACCATAAGGGCACTGTGTTACATAGCAGAGGTTATAACAGGCGAAAAGCCAAGCTATGAGGACCCAGTGAGATATTCCTATGCACTTGGAGGAAAGGATGGGATTCCGAAACCTGTAAACTACGATGATTACGACAGGTCCATTGAGTTCTTTGGAAATCTCCTGAGACAGGGAGGAATGCAGGCAATGGAAAGGGAGAAAATCTTAAAGAGACTCAGCAGAGAAAGAGTCAATTCGGGATCATCCTATACTGTAAAATCCTGAAGTATGTTGCCCAATTGGTAAAAAGCCTTTTATATCTTCTTACGTTGAACCACAGATTATCACGTTTAAACAGACCGACGAAAAAAGAGGAGGTGTTGAAGAACATTTACCATTTCTTGATCCAATCATATCAAAGTGGTTCAATGAAAAATATGATTCACTAACTGTTCCCCAGAAAAAGGTAATTCCTCTAATCCATAAGGGTGAGAATGTGCTTGTTTCCAGTCCAACCGGTACAGGAAAGACCCTGACCGGATTTCTTGCCATAATAAACGAGCTTTTCCTGAGATCAAAGGAAAATGGACTGGAGGATAAGATAGAATGTGTATATATAAGTCCACTTAAGGCTCTTGCAAACGACATAAACAGGAACCTTAACGAACCATTAAAGGAAATTTATAAGATTGCTGAAGAAAGCAACATGAACCTGCCGAAGATCAGGGTTGGTCTTAGAAGTGGAGACACAACACAGAACGACAGGCAGAAAATGCTAAGGAAACCACCACACATATTGATTACAACACCTGAATCACTTGCACTTTCACTCACTGCACCAAAATTCAAGGAAAAGTTCAAGGATGTAAAATATGTTATTGTGGATGAGATACACGAGGTTTCTTCATCCAAGAGAGGCACACTTCTATCGCTGAATCTAGAGAGACTGGAAGAACTATCGCCAGGTTTTGTCAGAATAGGTCTTTCAGCCACACAGGCACCCCTGGATAAAATATCAAATTTCCTCTGTGGATATGAGAATGGAGAACCAAGGAAATGTAACATAGTAGATGTTGATCTGAAGAGAGGTCTAGATCTCATGACACTCACCCCTGTGGATGATCTCACGACTGCAGGTTTTGAGGTTGCAAACGAAAGGATGTATGATATACTTGTAAAACTCATAGAAGAGCATAAAACAACACTAATATTTACAAATACAAGGAGTGCCACTGAACATGTTGCAATAAGATTAAAGGCCCGCGGTATTGATAGTCTTGAGGCACATCATTCATCCCTTGGAAAGGAGATAAGGCTTGGTGTTGAGGAAAAGTTAAAAAATGGTGAACTGAAATGTGTTATTTCGTCAACTTCTCTTGAACTGGGAATTGATATAGGCAGCGTTGATCTTGTAGTGCAGATAGGGAGCCCAAAATCTGTATCCAAGGGACTGCAGAGAATAGGGAGGGCAGGTCACTCCATATCAAAATTGAGTCAGGGAAGATTTGTTGTGTTCAATCTTGACGATCTTGTGGAATGTGCCGTACTCACGAAGGCAGCCTATGATCGTGAAATAGACAGGGTTAGCATTCCAGAGAGTGCACTGGATGTGCTTTCACAGGCTGTGGTTGGAATGTCTCTGGAGAAAACATGGAGTATTGACGAAAGCTACAATCTCATAAAGAGATCATACCCTTACAGAAATCTGACCATGGATGACTATATGTCTGTTATAAACTATCTTGCCGGGAAGATTGAAAATAACACCATTTATTCAAAAATATGGTACGATGAGGAGGAAAAGGTATTCGGAAAGAAGAAGAGCACAAGGATGATCTACTTCATGAATATAGGAACAATTCCAGACGATTCAGATTACAGGGTTATTGATCTCAGTGGCAGGCATCTTGGACAGCTAAGTGACAAATTTGTGGAGAGAATGACAGTTGGGGATATATTCGTTCTTGGGGCGAGAACCTATGCCTTCATTCGCACCAGGGGGAACAGGGTCATCGTCAGGGATGCCACAGGACTGAAACCAACAATTCCCTCTTGGACTGGAGAAATGCTCCCTAGAAGTTATGATCTTGGAACACTTATCGGAAAGTTTCGGGATAATATACAGAAGAATCTTGAGAAGGATGATCTCAGGGAATGGCTAAGAGAAAATTATCACCTTGATGAAAATGGAGCGAGAAGCATCATTTCATATATAAGGGCACAGACCAAGTTTAACGTACCTACTGATAGTCATCTGTATGTTGAAGGATATACAGAAAATGGTTTATACAGTATACTTTTCCTGATTCCTCTTGGAAGAAGGGTCAATGATGCCATATCGAGAGCCTATGCCCAGGCTATTTCCAATACTTATGAAACCAATACAAGGGTTACTGTTACGGATGATGGATTTATGTTAACAGTTGAATCCTCAATTCCCATAAAGAATGTTATAAATCTCATAGATGAAGACAATTTTGTGGATTACGTTAAGAGATCAATAATGAATACAACTGTCTTTAAGGAGAGATTCAGGCAATGCGCCACGCGGTCATTAATGGTACTCAGGCGATACAAGGGTCATGAGGTTTCTGTGGTGATCCAGCAGTTAAGGAGTGATAAGGTACTGAGAGCAATAGAAAATATACCAAACTTTCCAGTGGTAACTGAAACATATAGAGAGATCATGAATGATATGATGGATGTGCCATCTGCACTGAAATATGTTGAAGAAGTTATAGGAAAAGGTCGGTACACTGTAAAGGATTATTCAGAGGTGGCAAGCCCGTTCTCCCTTTCCCTTATTCTGGCAGGCGTATCTGATGTTGTGCTGATGGAGGAAAGGGCAAAACTAATGAAGGAACTGCAAAGCAGGATTGTCGATAGGGTTTACGGAACTGAGTATATGGATTTTAAAATAAAAGATCCAAGAATAGTTGATAATTTTTATAGAAGCAAGGTTCCACCTGTAAACGATGCAGAAAGTTATATGGAGTTATGCAGACACTTTCCTATGGTAGATATCACCAAATCTAGATTCAACTCTCCCTTT contains:
- a CDS encoding TIGR00725 family protein, with the protein product MKENYYIGVLGGANPPEKFLKIAYEVGELLAKNNATVLCGGLSGVMKEVSKGVKDNGGVVIGILPGYGRGEENQYLSYSITTGIGYARNFLIVRAAESLIAIDGSNGTISEESFAISEGKDVIGIESLELTPTRKREGKYFKAKNAKEAVDLAIESAKNLRERGFKDPLIFDS
- a CDS encoding AAA family ATPase, coding for MDLLSKIDIKNVGPFDGEDISIDFKLLTIIIGANNTGKSSILYSFDIFRSTEFLYLYSKFIITLLWNNIC
- a CDS encoding DNA-directed RNA polymerase yields the protein MYAIIEDEHLARVPPTLLGENYDKAIEEVTRETLQGTLIDYVPDKNSRADMLKCYVVSILNIKKIDYGIIVHGDGGVYQKIHYKALAFIPKNNEIIEGIVVSVVPKIGAFVRFGPFEGLLHVGQIMDDRIDMDESQNRLVGKDTNRDIRIGDQVRVRIVMLNLASSSVRDRRIGFTMKQPGLGKLQWLEVPAVGSSEPAAKKVSRKKQKPEDGETKVKESVH
- the spt4 gene encoding transcription elongation factor subunit Spt4 — encoded protein: MAGKSTKKRTMACKICKKIYMDSSCPQHGDSHMSDEWFGFLIINDTENSIIAKTAGITEPGRYAIKVR
- a CDS encoding GTP-dependent dephospho-CoA kinase family protein, producing MQLRSDKDYILTDESKLLIQINNGKITTIEEIKEVDQRFLYAVGDFTCELLEKNGIDPQIMIFDLTTKRGEKSYPDRPGSIQVENPQGIVSGKLIEIIEKSFNENKRIKIRIIGEEDLAVLPIIFYAPVNSLVVYGIPDVGTGSIRIDERVKELTNSILEKMEVK
- a CDS encoding 30S ribosomal protein S24e, producing MNLKIEETRENKLLKRKEIKYTVEFEKNNTPSREVVKELIARNTNSNKELVIVDFNEQLTGLHVIKGYSKIYSKKEDAMLYEPDYELYRNGLKVKEEKQ
- a CDS encoding 30S ribosomal protein S27ae, which translates into the protein MQKRELYKLENSKIVRERRSCPRCGTGVFLAEHENRLTCGKCGYTEFKNKKKN
- a CDS encoding DUF2175 domain-containing protein, producing MAQFKCYECSKDVNTGQKFTFTKKGSVHYDCFVSSKRKTIDPEKAEMLRTLSLILDSELTHLLNLLRISPEDEASKEIEKSKYKEIEKAAGETTRRIDEL
- a CDS encoding MFS transporter; translation: MKQIPLLGLIRGLRSFYFGYIAFLIPLFLVHIGFSTIYVGIYALVATIASSVLVLLSGFMGDLYSRKKTLLLMSVLPAFIFISFLFTRNFIIISLTSLFGITFSAIGGGAGGGPVAPILTAFVADKTDPANRTRIYSILMIISIVAAIAGSSTSALLEIYIANYYQVLFLIALVLNLTSVAITLLLEDTKIRKHKEKTPTIKMESGGNILKIGLSGAFGSVGLGVVTPIISLYFHDVRLPAYIISEIFTGSYIAAGIAVVFSTYMERFFGAIYAIGIFRTLGSVLFIVIPFVPPIVAGVIYAIRTGFYQLALPIRQSFQMELLKPEERARGNSLTGIARRLPYGASTTFGSFLLSAGYITLMFSFAGVVSLLDPVLYVIFFKKYNRKVSG